From the genome of Desulfobaculum xiamenense:
GCGCAGGCTCGTCCTCGCGCGGGACCGCTTCGGCGAAAAGCCGCTCTACTGGCGCGCCGAGGGGACGAGCTTCGTCTTCGCCTCGGAACTCAAGGCCGTGCGCGACGTGGTGCCCCCTGCCGAGGATATGGAGGCGCTTCGGGCTTTCTTCGTGTTCGGCTACGTGCCCGCGCCCATGTGCGTGCTACGCGGGTGGAACAAGCTGTGCCCCGGCGAGATGCTGACTTTCGAGGCCGATGGCGGCGCGGTGCGACGTTCCATGTTCTGGCGGCTCAACGGGGAGCGCTGCGGGGACGGATACGACGATGCCGTGGACCGCGTGGAGGCGGAGCTGGAGCGGGCGGTGTCCATGCGCCTCGAAGCTGACGTGCCGCTTGGCGTGTTTCTTTCCGGCGGCATCGATTCAAGCCTCGTCGCGGCCATGGCCGTGCGCCATCATCCGAACATCCGAACATTTTCCGTGGTCCACGACGACCCGTCCTTCGACGAGAGCCGCTATTCCGACATGGCGGCGAAGCATCTCGGCACGCGGCATACCTTCCTGCGTATGGAGGAGGGCCACGCGCTGGAGACGGCCGGGCGTATCGGAACGCTTCTGGACGAGCCTTTCGGCGACATGTCGCTGGTGCCGACATTCCTGCTTTCGCGCCTGACGCGGGAGCACGTCACAGTGGCCCTTGGCGGCGACGGGGCGGACGAGCTGTTTTTCGGCTATCCCATGCATCTCGCGCATTATCTGGTGGGGGGCTATGTGCGCCTGCCCGCGTGCATCCGGCGGGCGGTGCGGCGCGGGGTGGACATGCTGCCCGTGTCGTATCGGGATTTCAGCCTTGATTTCCGCTTGCGGCGCTTCGTGTCCTCGGCGGAACTGTCGCCCATCGTGCGGCATTTCGAGTGGCAGGCCCACGTCACCCGCGAGGAGCGCGGCGGGCTGTTTCGCGACGCCGAATTGGTCGACGCCTCATTCCTCGACGGCTTCGAGCGTGGCATCGCCCCGGACGAGGAGTTGCCGCGCCGCGTGGAAATGGCCGACCTCGGCTGGTACCTGTCCGGCGACATCATGCACAAGGTGGACATCGCGAGCATGGCCAATTCGCTGGAGGTACGCGCCCCGTACCTCGATCATCGCCTCGCCCAGTACGTGCATTCGCTGCCAGTCGGCTACAAGTGGGGACCGCGCCGGACCAAGACCATCCTGCGCGCCGTGGCCGAGCGCCACCTGCCGCACGAGATCGTCCACCGCGCCAAGCAGGGCTTCGGCTTCCCGCTTGGCCGTTGGCTGCGCCGGGAGCTTTCCGGGCACCTGCGCGAGGCGCTGTGTGCGGACAATCTGCGAGCCTGCGGGCATTTCAATCCGGATTTCGTGGACGCGCGCATCCGCGAGCACATCGACGGACGGCGCGACAACCGCAAGCTCCTGTGGGCACTCGTGGTGTACATGGCATGGAGGAGGGAATTTTTGTGAGCGCATCGCCTCTCGTCTCGTTCGTCATCCCCGCCTACAACTGCGCCGGTGTGCTGGAGCAGTGCCTCGCGTCCATCCGGGCACAGGACTATCCCGCCGAGGCCGTGGAAATCCTCATTCTCGACGGCGGCTCCACAGACGCCACCCGCGCCGTGGCCGAGCGCTTTGGCTGCCGCGTGCTCGACAATCCGCACGTCATCCATCCGCTCGGACGGCCCATCGGTTTTCGGGCCGCGCGGGGGGAACTGCTGTGCTGTCTGGACAGCGACAACATCCTCGACGGCACGGACTGGCTGCGGCGGATGCTCGCGCCCTTCGACGACCCGGACATCTGCGCGGCGGAACCGCTGTGGTACCGGGCGCGCAGCGAGGACAGCGTGCCTACCCGCTACTGCGCGGCCATAGGCGGGGACGACCCGGTGGCCGTGTATCTCGGCTACTACGACCGCTTTTCCGCCGTCACCGGCGACTGGACCGGCGCTCCGCGTGTCGAGGAAGACCGTGGCGGCTACATCAAGGCCGTGTTTACCGACTCCGGGCGCATTCCGCCCCTTGGGGCCAACGGCTTCATCGTGCGGCGTGACGACCTGATGTCCGTGCCGCACGATCCCTTCCTGCACGTGGACGTGGCGCACCGACTGGTCAAGGCCGGGCGCAACGCCATGGCCAAGGTCCGGGTGGGGGTGGTGCACGTCCACGCCGGAGACGCCGAGGCCTTCGTGCGCAAGAAGCGCCGGCGCGTGATGCGCCGTGTGGACCGGGAGGTGGAGGCGTTCTATTCCTACCACTTCGGCCCGCGCGACTGGCTGCGCCTGTTCGGGCGCGCGTTTCTCGTGGTGCCCGTGTGGCTCGACGCGCTGCGCGTGCGGCGCGAGGACCCCGGCCTCGGGCTGTTCCACCTGGCCATGACCTACCGCGTGCTGGGGCTGTATTGCGCCGTGAAGCTCTTCGGGCGGTTCCTCGGCGGCGGCAACGCGTACGAGCGGGTGTGAGGAGGCGGCATGGAAGAAAAGCGGTTGGGACTGAAAAAGACGGCGGCGCTGGCGCGGCGCTATTGGCCCACCATGGTGCGCATGCTGCCCAAGCTGTATGTGGAGCGCTTCAACCGCCGCGTGCTGCTGGGTTTTCCGCGCATCATCACAGTGTTCGCCACGGAGCGCTGCAACATGCGCTGCCCCATGTGTCTGGTGTGGCAGTCGCGCGAGCACTTCGGCGAGGCGGACGAGACCATAGGCCTCGCGTC
Proteins encoded in this window:
- the asnB gene encoding asparagine synthase (glutamine-hydrolyzing), encoding MCGILGMINPAALGVDRAGFEAHLDRMAHRGPDQSGVWEDGGVMLGHRRLSIIDLSETGRQPMLDADERVAVVFNGEIYNHHELRDELISRGHRFRGTSDTMILPAAYLEWGDGFVERLNGMFAFALYDRARRRLVLARDRFGEKPLYWRAEGTSFVFASELKAVRDVVPPAEDMEALRAFFVFGYVPAPMCVLRGWNKLCPGEMLTFEADGGAVRRSMFWRLNGERCGDGYDDAVDRVEAELERAVSMRLEADVPLGVFLSGGIDSSLVAAMAVRHHPNIRTFSVVHDDPSFDESRYSDMAAKHLGTRHTFLRMEEGHALETAGRIGTLLDEPFGDMSLVPTFLLSRLTREHVTVALGGDGADELFFGYPMHLAHYLVGGYVRLPACIRRAVRRGVDMLPVSYRDFSLDFRLRRFVSSAELSPIVRHFEWQAHVTREERGGLFRDAELVDASFLDGFERGIAPDEELPRRVEMADLGWYLSGDIMHKVDIASMANSLEVRAPYLDHRLAQYVHSLPVGYKWGPRRTKTILRAVAERHLPHEIVHRAKQGFGFPLGRWLRRELSGHLREALCADNLRACGHFNPDFVDARIREHIDGRRDNRKLLWALVVYMAWRREFL
- a CDS encoding glycosyltransferase, with amino-acid sequence MSASPLVSFVIPAYNCAGVLEQCLASIRAQDYPAEAVEILILDGGSTDATRAVAERFGCRVLDNPHVIHPLGRPIGFRAARGELLCCLDSDNILDGTDWLRRMLAPFDDPDICAAEPLWYRARSEDSVPTRYCAAIGGDDPVAVYLGYYDRFSAVTGDWTGAPRVEEDRGGYIKAVFTDSGRIPPLGANGFIVRRDDLMSVPHDPFLHVDVAHRLVKAGRNAMAKVRVGVVHVHAGDAEAFVRKKRRRVMRRVDREVEAFYSYHFGPRDWLRLFGRAFLVVPVWLDALRVRREDPGLGLFHLAMTYRVLGLYCAVKLFGRFLGGGNAYERV